One region of Enterobacter ludwigii genomic DNA includes:
- a CDS encoding lysozyme, whose protein sequence is MKGHALKISDAAIALIKNHQGLSLAKYRDENGLWVIGYGHVIRDRETFNGLITPSEAEYLLHKEIQLCERMLRENMARPLTQQQHDALVLMLFSFGETSSLPQAVFQTVARV, encoded by the coding sequence ATGAAAGGTCATGCACTGAAAATATCGGATGCCGCCATTGCGCTAATAAAAAACCATCAGGGACTTTCACTGGCGAAATATCGTGACGAAAACGGCTTATGGGTTATTGGTTATGGCCACGTTATCCGCGACCGGGAAACATTTAACGGTCTGATCACCCCTTCTGAGGCAGAATATTTGCTTCATAAGGAAATTCAGTTATGTGAGAGGATGCTGCGGGAAAATATGGCTCGGCCCTTAACCCAACAGCAGCATGACGCACTGGTGCTAATGCTATTCAGCTTCGGTGAGACGTCCTCGCTCCCGCAAGCGGTTTTTCAGACCGTCGCTCGCGTATAA
- a CDS encoding AsmA family protein has product MTKTARVISWVAGIFLLLIVVFVVIVATFDWNRLKPTINQKVSTELNRPFAIRGDLGVVWERQKEETGWRSWIPWPHVHADDIILGNPPDIPDVTMVHLPRVEATLAPLALLSKTVYLPWIKLQQPDARLIRLSEKNNNWTFNLASDSEKDPNAQPSSWSFRLDNILFDRGRIAIDDKVSKADVQILVDPLGKPLPFSEVTGSKAKGDNVNVGDYAFGLTAKGRYNDQPLSGKGKIGGMLALRSEGTPFPVQADFRSGNTRVAFVGTVNDPMNMGGVDLQLKFAGDSLGELYQLTGVLLPDTPPFETDGHLVAKIGAKKSSVFDYRGFNGRIGDSDIHGSLTYTTGKPRPKLEGDVESRQLRLADLGPLIGIDSGKGTKSKEVKKDLQPAGKVLPYERFETDKWNAMDADVRFKGGKIEHGSTLPISNLSTHILLQNADLRLQPLKFGMAGGTISSNIHLEGDKKPMQGRADIQARRLKLKALMPNVELMQKTLGEMNGDADIRGVGNSVAALLGSSNGNLKLLMNDGLVSRNLMEILGLNVGNYVIGQIFGDDEVRVNCAAANLDLVNGVARPQIFAFDTENAVINVTGTASMASEQLDLTIDPESKGIRIITLRSPLYVRGTFKNPQAGVKPGPLIARGAVAAALATLVTPAAALLALISPSEGEANQCRTILSQMKK; this is encoded by the coding sequence ATGACAAAAACAGCCAGGGTAATCTCCTGGGTAGCAGGGATTTTCTTGTTGTTGATCGTGGTTTTCGTCGTCATTGTTGCGACGTTTGACTGGAACCGTCTTAAGCCGACCATCAACCAGAAAGTCTCAACCGAGCTGAACCGCCCCTTCGCCATACGCGGTGATTTAGGGGTGGTTTGGGAACGTCAGAAAGAGGAGACCGGCTGGCGAAGCTGGATCCCCTGGCCACATGTTCACGCCGACGACATCATCCTCGGCAACCCGCCAGATATCCCGGATGTCACCATGGTGCATCTGCCCCGCGTTGAAGCCACACTGGCCCCGTTAGCGCTATTGTCCAAAACGGTCTATCTGCCGTGGATCAAGCTTCAGCAGCCCGACGCGCGGCTGATTCGCCTCTCTGAAAAAAACAACAACTGGACGTTCAACCTTGCCAGCGACAGCGAAAAAGATCCGAATGCCCAGCCTTCTTCCTGGTCATTCCGTCTGGATAATATTCTTTTCGATCGCGGGCGGATCGCCATCGACGATAAGGTCAGCAAAGCTGACGTGCAGATCCTGGTTGATCCGCTGGGCAAACCGCTTCCGTTTAGCGAAGTGACTGGCAGCAAAGCGAAAGGCGATAACGTCAACGTGGGTGATTACGCATTCGGCCTGACAGCAAAAGGACGCTATAACGACCAACCTCTCAGCGGTAAAGGGAAAATAGGCGGCATGCTGGCGCTCCGGAGCGAAGGCACACCGTTCCCGGTGCAGGCGGATTTCCGTTCCGGTAACACCCGCGTGGCGTTCGTGGGGACGGTCAACGATCCGATGAACATGGGGGGCGTCGATCTGCAGCTGAAGTTTGCCGGCGATTCGCTGGGCGAATTGTATCAGCTCACTGGCGTATTACTGCCGGATACGCCGCCGTTTGAGACCGACGGCCATCTGGTGGCGAAAATCGGCGCGAAAAAATCGTCGGTATTTGATTACCGGGGTTTCAACGGTCGTATTGGTGATAGCGATATTCACGGCTCACTGACTTACACCACCGGAAAACCGCGTCCGAAACTGGAAGGGGATGTCGAGTCCCGCCAGCTGCGTCTGGCCGACTTAGGCCCGCTGATAGGTATTGATTCCGGTAAAGGTACGAAGTCAAAAGAGGTGAAGAAAGACCTCCAGCCCGCGGGGAAAGTGCTGCCCTACGAACGCTTTGAGACCGACAAGTGGAATGCAATGGATGCGGATGTACGCTTCAAAGGCGGCAAAATTGAACACGGCAGCACGCTGCCGATCAGCAATCTTTCGACCCATATTCTCCTCCAGAATGCCGACCTGCGCCTGCAGCCGCTGAAGTTTGGCATGGCAGGCGGGACAATTTCCTCGAACATTCACCTGGAAGGCGATAAAAAGCCGATGCAGGGACGAGCCGATATTCAGGCCCGCAGACTTAAGCTGAAAGCGCTGATGCCGAACGTGGAGTTAATGCAGAAAACCCTCGGCGAAATGAACGGTGATGCCGACATTCGCGGGGTAGGGAATTCCGTGGCGGCGCTGCTGGGAAGCAGTAATGGCAATCTGAAGCTTCTGATGAACGACGGGCTGGTGAGCCGCAACCTGATGGAGATCCTGGGATTGAACGTCGGTAACTACGTTATCGGGCAAATCTTCGGTGACGACGAGGTGCGGGTGAACTGCGCGGCGGCCAATCTGGATCTGGTTAACGGCGTGGCACGCCCGCAGATTTTTGCCTTCGACACGGAAAATGCAGTCATTAACGTGACCGGTACTGCCAGCATGGCCTCCGAGCAGCTTGATTTGACGATCGATCCGGAAAGTAAGGGGATTCGTATCATCACCCTGCGCTCGCCGCTTTATGTGCGCGGCACCTTCAAAAACCCCCAGGCGGGTGTGAAGCCAGGGCCGTTGATTGCGCGCGGTGCGGTGGCTGCAGCCCTCGCGACGCTGGTTACCCCGGCTGCAGCGCTGCTGGCGTTGATATCGCCGTCAGAGGGCGAGGCGAATCAGTGTCGGACCATTTTGTCACAGATGAAGAAGTAG
- a CDS encoding LysR family transcriptional regulator, giving the protein MDKIHAMQLFVRVAELESFSRAAETLTLPKGSVSRQIQALENRLGTQLLHRTTRRVSLTQDGMVYYERAKDLLANLDELDGMFQHDPSSISGRLRVDMPVAVARNLVIPKLPAFLQHYPGIELELSSSDRLVDVIREGFDCVVRVGTLKDSGLIARPLGKLTVINCASPDYLARFGYPETLDDLGSHAVIHYAAMLGTRPQGFEFYSGSATQWIKTGGVLTVNSTETYQAACLAGLGIIQVPRVGVRDLLRAKKLVEILPQYRAEPMPVSLIYPHRRNLSRRVHLFMEWLTELTKAYVD; this is encoded by the coding sequence ATGGATAAAATTCACGCAATGCAGTTGTTTGTCCGCGTCGCGGAACTGGAGAGTTTTTCCCGCGCGGCAGAAACATTAACGCTGCCAAAAGGCAGCGTTTCTCGGCAAATTCAGGCGCTGGAAAACCGGCTTGGCACCCAGCTGTTGCACCGCACCACGCGTCGCGTCAGCCTGACGCAGGACGGCATGGTCTATTACGAGCGGGCAAAAGATCTGCTGGCAAACCTTGATGAACTCGACGGAATGTTTCAGCACGACCCCTCCAGCATCAGCGGGCGGTTACGCGTGGATATGCCCGTCGCCGTTGCGCGAAATTTAGTCATACCAAAACTGCCTGCTTTTCTGCAGCACTATCCCGGTATCGAACTGGAACTCAGCAGCAGCGATCGTCTGGTGGATGTGATCCGTGAAGGGTTTGATTGCGTGGTACGCGTCGGTACACTGAAGGATTCAGGGCTTATCGCGCGTCCGCTGGGCAAGCTGACGGTGATTAACTGCGCCAGCCCGGATTATCTGGCGCGTTTTGGCTACCCGGAAACGCTGGACGATTTAGGCTCACACGCCGTTATTCATTATGCCGCCATGCTGGGAACCCGCCCGCAGGGCTTTGAGTTTTATAGCGGCAGTGCGACGCAGTGGATAAAAACGGGCGGGGTGTTAACCGTCAACAGTACGGAAACTTACCAGGCGGCCTGCCTCGCCGGGCTGGGCATTATTCAGGTTCCGCGGGTTGGCGTGCGCGATTTACTGCGCGCGAAGAAACTGGTTGAGATCCTCCCACAATACCGGGCCGAACCGATGCCTGTCTCTCTGATTTATCCCCATCGCCGTAACCTCTCCCGCCGGGTACATCTGTTCATGGAGTGGCTTACCGAACTCACAAAAGCTTACGTAGATTAG
- a CDS encoding sugar kinase, which yields MSKKIAVIGECMIELSQKGAEVSRGFGGDTLNTSVYIARQVAPEALAVNYVTALGTDNFSQQMLDAWQSEHVETSLIQRMENRLPGLYYIETDSTGERTFYYWRNEAAAKFWLESDAAAAICEKLATFDYLYLSGISLAILSPTSREKLLSLLRECRANGGKVIFDNNYRPRLWDSREETQQVYQQMLQCTDIAFLTLDDEDALWGEKPVEDVIARTQAAGVSEVVIKRGADSCLVAVAGEAVVDVPAVKLAKEKVIDTTAAGDSFSAGYLAVRLTGGSPEAAAQRGHLTASTVIQYRGAIIPREAMPV from the coding sequence ATGTCCAAAAAAATTGCCGTGATTGGCGAATGCATGATTGAGCTGTCACAAAAAGGCGCGGAAGTCAGCCGCGGATTTGGTGGCGATACGTTAAACACGTCCGTTTATATTGCCCGTCAGGTTGCACCTGAGGCACTCGCCGTGAACTACGTCACTGCACTGGGCACGGATAATTTTAGCCAGCAAATGCTGGACGCCTGGCAGAGTGAACACGTTGAAACCTCGCTGATCCAGCGTATGGAGAACCGCCTCCCGGGGCTCTACTACATCGAAACCGACAGCACCGGCGAGCGTACGTTCTATTACTGGCGTAACGAAGCCGCGGCCAAATTCTGGCTTGAGAGCGATGCAGCCGCGGCCATCTGTGAAAAACTGGCCACGTTTGATTATCTCTATCTGAGCGGGATCAGCCTGGCGATCCTGAGCCCCACCAGCCGTGAAAAGCTGCTTTCTCTGCTGCGCGAATGCCGCGCCAACGGCGGGAAGGTCATTTTCGATAACAACTACCGTCCGCGCCTGTGGGACAGCCGCGAAGAGACGCAGCAGGTCTATCAGCAGATGCTGCAGTGCACCGACATCGCGTTTCTGACGCTCGACGATGAAGACGCCCTCTGGGGTGAGAAACCGGTAGAAGACGTGATTGCGCGTACGCAGGCGGCTGGCGTAAGCGAAGTGGTGATCAAGCGCGGCGCAGATTCATGCCTGGTCGCAGTTGCGGGTGAAGCGGTGGTTGACGTCCCGGCGGTGAAGCTTGCCAAAGAGAAAGTGATTGATACCACCGCGGCGGGAGATTCATTCAGCGCGGGCTATCTGGCGGTACGTTTGACGGGCGGAAGCCCGGAAGCGGCGGCACAGCGTGGGCATCTGACGGCCAGCACCGTGATTCAGTATCGCGGGGCGATTATTCCGCGTGAGGCGATGCCTGTTTAA
- a CDS encoding MHS family MFS transporter produces MQATATTLDSGAENVPVNSRNKVVVASLIGTAIEFFDFYIYATAAVIVFPHIFFPQGDPTAATLQSLATFAIAFVARPIGSALFGHFGDRIGRKVTLVASLLTMGISTVAIGLLPTYETIGILAPVLLALARFGQGLGLGGEWGGAALLATENAPARKRALYGSFPQLGAPIGFFFANGTFLLLSWLLTDEQFMSWGWRIPFVFSAVLVLIGLYVRVSLHETPVFAKVAAEKKQVKVPLGTLLTKHVRVTVLGTFIMLATYTLFYIMTVYSMTFSTAAAPVGLGLPRNEVLWMLMMAVIGFGVMVPIAGLLADKFGRRASMIVITTLIILFALFVFPPLLGSGSPALVMAYLLIGLSLMGLTFGPMGALLPELFPTEVRYTGASFSYNVSSILGASVAPYIATWLQANYGLFYVGVYLAAMAALTLIALLLTHETKHQSL; encoded by the coding sequence ATGCAAGCAACAGCCACAACACTCGACTCTGGTGCAGAAAACGTTCCGGTAAATTCGCGCAATAAAGTTGTCGTCGCATCGCTGATTGGCACCGCCATCGAGTTCTTCGACTTTTACATTTATGCCACCGCTGCGGTCATCGTCTTCCCGCATATTTTCTTCCCACAGGGAGACCCGACGGCAGCCACGCTACAATCTCTGGCCACCTTTGCTATCGCGTTTGTTGCCCGTCCGATTGGCTCTGCCCTGTTTGGGCATTTTGGCGATCGCATTGGGCGTAAAGTCACCCTGGTGGCCTCATTGCTGACGATGGGGATCTCCACCGTGGCCATCGGTCTGCTGCCAACTTACGAAACTATCGGCATTCTGGCCCCGGTTCTGCTGGCGCTGGCGCGTTTTGGTCAGGGTCTGGGGCTGGGGGGTGAATGGGGTGGCGCTGCGCTGCTGGCGACCGAGAACGCACCGGCGCGTAAACGTGCGCTGTATGGTTCATTCCCGCAGCTTGGCGCACCCATTGGCTTCTTCTTTGCCAACGGGACGTTCCTGCTGCTCTCCTGGCTGCTCACAGATGAACAGTTCATGAGCTGGGGCTGGCGTATCCCGTTTGTGTTCTCTGCCGTACTGGTGCTGATTGGTCTGTATGTCCGCGTTTCTTTGCATGAAACCCCTGTTTTCGCGAAAGTTGCCGCCGAGAAAAAACAGGTGAAAGTACCGCTGGGCACGCTGCTGACCAAACACGTCCGCGTGACCGTCCTGGGCACGTTTATCATGCTGGCGACTTATACCCTGTTCTACATCATGACCGTTTACTCCATGACGTTCAGTACCGCCGCCGCGCCGGTTGGGCTGGGTCTGCCGCGTAACGAAGTGCTGTGGATGCTGATGATGGCGGTGATTGGGTTTGGTGTGATGGTACCGATTGCGGGTCTGCTGGCGGATAAATTTGGTCGCCGCGCAAGCATGATTGTGATCACCACGCTGATCATTCTGTTTGCACTGTTCGTCTTCCCGCCGCTGCTGGGTTCCGGTAGTCCGGCGCTGGTGATGGCCTACCTGCTGATTGGCCTGAGCCTGATGGGGCTTACCTTCGGCCCGATGGGTGCGCTGCTGCCGGAGCTGTTCCCGACGGAAGTGCGTTATACCGGCGCGTCGTTCTCTTACAACGTCTCCTCCATTCTGGGCGCGTCCGTTGCGCCGTACATCGCGACCTGGTTACAGGCAAACTATGGTCTGTTCTATGTCGGTGTCTATCTGGCAGCTATGGCAGCGCTGACGCTGATTGCACTGCTGCTGACGCACGAGACTAAGCATCAGTCCCTGTAA
- the yhjD gene encoding inner membrane protein YhjD, which translates to MTPENNPQRPTQQLDYDPIKKMETGPEEAKSPGTASKALGTVTGIAARIQQFPMVAHLIRAAERFNDRMGNQFGAAITYFSFLSMIPILMVSFAAAGFVLASHPTLLQDIFAKILNNVSDPTLASTLKSTINTAVQQRTTVGIAGLLIALYSGVNWMGNLREAIRAQSREVWERKPQDQEKIWIKYIRDFVSLIGLLVALIVTLSITSVAGSAQQMIISALYLDYIEWLKPAWRGIGLAISIFANYLLFFWIFWRLPRHRPRKKALIRGTLIAAIGFEVIKIVMTWTLPALVKSPSGAAFGSVLGLMAFFYFFARLTLFCAAWIATAQYKDDPRMPGKTHR; encoded by the coding sequence GTGACGCCGGAAAACAACCCGCAACGACCCACCCAACAGTTAGATTACGATCCCATCAAAAAGATGGAAACCGGGCCCGAAGAGGCCAAATCGCCAGGCACCGCCAGCAAAGCGCTGGGAACCGTCACCGGTATCGCCGCAAGAATTCAGCAGTTTCCCATGGTGGCGCATCTGATACGCGCGGCCGAACGCTTCAATGACCGCATGGGAAACCAGTTTGGTGCCGCCATCACCTATTTTTCCTTCCTGTCGATGATCCCGATCCTGATGGTGTCGTTTGCGGCGGCCGGTTTCGTGCTCGCGTCGCACCCAACGCTGCTTCAGGATATCTTCGCTAAGATCCTGAATAACGTCAGCGATCCGACTCTCGCCAGTACGCTCAAAAGCACCATCAATACTGCCGTCCAACAGCGTACCACCGTCGGTATCGCTGGCTTGCTGATTGCCCTTTACTCCGGCGTTAACTGGATGGGCAACCTGCGCGAGGCCATTCGCGCCCAGTCGCGCGAGGTGTGGGAGCGTAAGCCTCAGGATCAGGAAAAAATCTGGATTAAGTATATTCGTGACTTTGTTTCGCTGATTGGCCTGCTTGTCGCACTCATCGTCACGCTCTCGATTACCTCTGTTGCTGGCTCCGCGCAGCAGATGATTATCTCCGCGCTTTATCTCGATTATATCGAGTGGCTGAAACCCGCCTGGCGCGGCATTGGTCTGGCAATTTCCATCTTCGCTAACTACCTGCTGTTCTTTTGGATCTTCTGGCGCCTGCCGCGTCATCGTCCGCGCAAGAAGGCGCTGATCCGTGGAACATTGATTGCGGCGATAGGCTTTGAGGTGATCAAAATTGTGATGACCTGGACCCTGCCGGCGCTGGTTAAATCCCCTTCTGGCGCGGCGTTTGGTTCAGTACTGGGGTTGATGGCGTTCTTCTACTTCTTCGCCCGCCTGACGCTGTTCTGCGCAGCGTGGATTGCCACCGCCCAGTACAAAGATGACCCAAGGATGCCGGGGAAAACGCATCGGTAA
- a CDS encoding GNAT family N-acetyltransferase, whose amino-acid sequence MPVLNTPRLSCSPLQEHDWPFFLALQQHPDVMRFVAQDRPVAEIREAFDARLTPWTPGSTHWLCLVVRDATTRTALGVTGYIHREEDCAEVGFLFEPAAQGKGYGFESLQALCDYAFRQGGIRRLTATVTAGNVASRRLLEKAHFRLEGELRESYYLAGCWHNDWLFGLLRQEYLSNNA is encoded by the coding sequence ATGCCTGTTTTAAACACCCCACGCCTTAGCTGCTCGCCCCTGCAGGAACATGACTGGCCCTTTTTTCTGGCATTACAGCAACATCCTGATGTCATGCGCTTTGTTGCGCAAGATCGCCCTGTAGCAGAGATCCGCGAGGCTTTTGACGCTCGTCTGACGCCATGGACACCTGGCAGCACACACTGGCTTTGTCTCGTCGTGCGTGATGCCACCACCCGAACGGCGCTGGGCGTCACCGGGTATATTCATCGGGAGGAGGATTGTGCTGAAGTGGGTTTTCTTTTTGAGCCCGCGGCGCAGGGGAAAGGTTACGGCTTCGAATCCCTGCAGGCACTTTGTGACTATGCCTTCCGTCAAGGGGGGATTCGCCGGCTGACCGCGACCGTCACTGCGGGGAATGTCGCCTCAAGGCGCCTGCTGGAAAAAGCCCATTTTCGTCTGGAAGGTGAGTTACGCGAGAGCTATTACCTTGCCGGATGCTGGCATAATGACTGGTTGTTCGGTTTATTGAGGCAGGAATACCTGAGCAATAACGCCTGA
- a CDS encoding response regulator transcription factor, with the protein MRVIMFDRQSIFIHGVIHSLQTLIPEINITGTCQAEDLWAQVSASPSAIVMIDGNLIQDDEIAWLEALMTRFPAISVVMVLAKKEARWVEQLLQRNVMAIIPRKASPERFSAVLDSVSRGMVCFPGEWVKQPSSSQALLSLSERQREVLKLLAAGESNKEIGRNLNISAATVKAHLEALFRRLDVKNRTQAAMYYTRATV; encoded by the coding sequence ATGCGAGTGATCATGTTTGACAGGCAGTCAATATTTATTCATGGAGTGATACACAGTCTTCAGACGTTAATTCCAGAAATAAATATAACAGGAACCTGTCAGGCAGAAGATTTATGGGCTCAGGTGTCAGCGTCACCGTCTGCTATCGTCATGATTGACGGAAATTTAATTCAGGATGACGAGATCGCATGGCTGGAAGCGCTCATGACTCGCTTCCCGGCGATATCCGTGGTCATGGTGTTAGCGAAAAAAGAGGCCCGATGGGTTGAGCAGTTGTTGCAGCGAAACGTCATGGCCATTATTCCCCGCAAGGCGAGCCCAGAACGGTTTTCCGCCGTGCTGGATTCGGTGTCAAGAGGGATGGTCTGTTTTCCCGGAGAGTGGGTTAAACAGCCGTCGTCATCTCAGGCCTTATTATCTCTGAGCGAACGCCAGCGCGAAGTTCTGAAATTGCTGGCCGCGGGGGAATCGAATAAAGAGATTGGACGCAATCTCAACATCAGTGCGGCCACGGTAAAAGCGCATCTGGAAGCGCTTTTCCGTCGACTGGATGTTAAAAACAGAACGCAGGCGGCTATGTATTATACGCGAGCGACGGTCTGA
- the pdeH gene encoding cyclic-guanylate-specific phosphodiesterase, protein MKSEQVIQRLSTTPEASIENLQEHRYWLQCERAYTYQPIYRTDGRLMAIEILTVVTHPSNPSQRIAPDRYFAEVAVRQRLDVLEEQLRMLATKQAFFEQNDILASVNVDGPTLLALRQNAKLQELIATLPWMRFELVEHVRLPQDSSFASICEYGPLWLDDFGTGMANFSALSEVHYDYIKVARELFIMLRQTSEGRNLFTLLLQLMNRYCQGVIVEGVETLEEWRDVQNSPAAAAQGYFLSRPVPMDHLDNVITTL, encoded by the coding sequence ATGAAGTCAGAGCAGGTTATCCAGCGGCTGAGCACTACGCCTGAGGCAAGTATTGAGAACTTGCAGGAGCATCGCTACTGGCTGCAATGTGAGCGCGCGTACACCTATCAGCCGATCTACCGGACTGATGGTCGGCTGATGGCAATTGAAATTTTGACCGTCGTCACGCATCCATCAAACCCTTCTCAGCGTATCGCACCGGATCGCTATTTTGCCGAAGTTGCCGTTCGCCAGCGCCTGGATGTGCTGGAAGAACAGCTCCGTATGCTGGCAACGAAGCAGGCCTTTTTCGAGCAGAATGATATCCTCGCCTCGGTGAACGTTGATGGCCCAACTCTGCTGGCGTTGCGTCAGAATGCGAAATTGCAGGAATTGATCGCCACCCTGCCATGGATGCGCTTTGAGCTGGTCGAGCATGTCCGACTGCCGCAGGACTCTTCGTTTGCTTCAATATGTGAGTATGGCCCGTTGTGGCTGGATGATTTTGGCACTGGCATGGCGAACTTTTCTGCCCTGAGTGAAGTGCATTATGACTACATTAAAGTGGCCCGCGAGCTGTTCATAATGCTGCGCCAGACCTCTGAAGGGCGGAATCTGTTTACGCTGTTATTACAGCTGATGAACCGCTATTGCCAGGGGGTGATTGTTGAAGGCGTGGAAACGCTGGAAGAGTGGCGTGATGTGCAAAACTCTCCTGCAGCGGCGGCGCAAGGCTATTTCCTCTCTCGCCCGGTCCCCATGGATCACCTCGATAACGTGATAACGACCCTCTGA
- a CDS encoding SDR family oxidoreductase, producing the protein MTERIALVTGGSRGLGKNAALKLAAEGTGIILTYHRSEQEAQDVVREIQGKGVRAAALQLNVGDIASFDHFARQLQETLNTVWQCDTFDYLLNNAGTGLYAPYTDTTEAQFDEALNIHFKGPFFLTQRLLPLLNDGGRILNVSSGLARFTQPGSGTYAAMKGAMEVLTRYQAKELGARGITVNIIAPGAIETDFGGGRVRDNAQLNQMLASQTALGRVGLPDDIGDAIAALLSDKLGWMNAQRIEVSGGMFL; encoded by the coding sequence ATGACTGAACGTATCGCATTAGTGACGGGTGGTAGCCGTGGACTGGGTAAAAACGCGGCTTTAAAGCTGGCGGCAGAGGGGACGGGAATTATCCTGACATATCACCGCAGTGAGCAGGAAGCACAGGATGTTGTACGCGAAATTCAGGGAAAAGGTGTCAGAGCAGCAGCATTACAGCTCAACGTCGGGGATATCGCCAGTTTCGACCATTTTGCCCGGCAGCTTCAGGAAACCCTTAACACCGTCTGGCAGTGTGACACCTTTGATTATTTATTAAACAATGCCGGAACGGGGTTATACGCGCCCTATACCGACACAACGGAAGCTCAGTTTGATGAGGCGTTAAACATCCATTTCAAAGGGCCGTTTTTCCTGACACAGCGCCTGCTGCCATTGCTTAATGACGGGGGACGGATCCTCAATGTTTCCAGTGGACTGGCTCGTTTTACTCAGCCAGGTTCAGGGACCTATGCTGCCATGAAAGGGGCGATGGAAGTGCTGACCCGTTATCAGGCGAAAGAGTTGGGCGCGCGCGGGATCACCGTCAACATCATTGCTCCCGGCGCGATAGAAACGGACTTTGGCGGTGGACGCGTGCGTGACAACGCGCAGTTGAATCAGATGCTGGCTTCACAGACCGCCCTGGGTCGGGTGGGGCTACCGGATGATATTGGCGATGCCATTGCGGCCCTGCTTAGCGATAAACTGGGCTGGATGAACGCACAACGTATTGAAGTATCAGGCGGAATGTTCCTGTGA